The Thioflexithrix psekupsensis genomic interval GCTTAATTAACGCTTGCGGCGCGCCTTGTTCTAAAATTTTTCCCTGATCCATCACAATAATATCATCACAAAGCCGCTCTGCTTCCTCCATATAATGCGTGGTGAGAATTAACGTTAATCCCTGCATTTTTAACTGTCGCAATCGCTGCCAAATTAATTGCCGAGCTTGCGGGTCTAATCCCGTGGTCGGTTCATCTAATACCACCAATTGCGGTTCATTAATTAACGCCCGTCCCAGCGACAAACGGCGTTGCATTCCGCCCGACAATGTTGTGACTAGGGTATTGGCTTTATGTCCCAAAGTAGCGAAACTGAGAATATCTGGAATTCGTTTTTTTAAAGTAGCCGCATTCAATCCGAAATATCGCCCATAAATCTGCAAATTTTGCGTGACGGTGAAATCAGGATCGAGATTATCCTGCTGGGGTACAATACCAATAATTTGCCGTAACTGTCGTGATTGATTGGGAATCGTATAGCCCAAAACAGACAATTCTCCCGCAGTCGGCAAGGTGTGGCCGACTAACATTTTTAACGTGGTCGTTTTTCCCGCACCATTGGGTCCCAATATGCCGCAACAACTGCCTTGGCGCACTTGAAAATTAATCGAATTTACAACCAATTGTTCCCCATAACATTTGGTCAAATTTCGCGCTTGAATAACCGATTCACAATAATGGTTCATGAGAATAAAAACTCAGAGGTGATATAATGACAAATATGATGTTATTTATTTTTTGGCTATTGCTGATTATTGCGGTATTAACTGCCTTTTATACTTGGAGAAAACACCGCCAAATAAAACAAGCGGCTGAACAACGAGAAAAAGCGATGTTACAAGCCTTGTTAGCAAAAAAAATTAAAAAAGAAGATTCATCTTCTGATAAAACCCCAGAGTTAAGCCAATAAGCAATGGCCTGTATTGGTGTGCATTGCGATTTTAGATTGAAACTTATCTTTTTAATTTAGAATCGCCCTTAACTTGAAAAAATCACCAACAACCCTTACATACCCCTTTCACTTGGCTAAGAACCACTTAGAACTTAGCCTAAAAACCTGTTAAAACGTGAGGAGTTATTTTTTATGGATATTTTGGAAAGAATCAGAGAGCAAGTCACCAATAATCCCGTTATTATCTACATGAAAGGCACGCCCCAGATGCCGCAATGTGGTTTTTCCAATCGTGCCGCACAAGCTCTACATGCGTGTGGTTTTGAATTTGCTTATGTCAATGTATTAACTGATCCGGAGATTTTTCAAAATCTCCCTCGCTTTGCCAATTGGCCGACTTTTCCTCAAATTTATGTGGATGGAGAGCTAATTGGGGGGTGCGATATTACCTTAGAATTGCTACAAAAAGGTGAATTAAAACCCATGTTAGAAGCGGCAATTCATAAAAAGCAAAATAAAGAGGCGTAATAAAGCTGCATAACCGCTATTTATCATGTTATGTAGCGGTTATTTTTTAGGATGAGAATTTTCTTCATCGTCCATGAGAATTTCGTGCGCGGGTCCTTCTAAGTCATCAAATTGTCCCGAACGAATCGCCCAAATAAAAATCCACACAATTAACGCAATAAAAACCAGTGAAACTGGAATTAATAAATACAAAATATCCATAATTTCTCCGCTTAAAGCCACATGGGATAACCACTCAGGTTATCTGGTCATTTTAGGACTATTTCAAGTCAAAATAGTATTTATTTCTAGCACATTTCCACCATATTCTATGGGTACAGATTATTTTTATTCCACTTAAATATCACACTAAACATAAGGTGGCTGTCGAGATCATGGGATTTTTAATTTGGTTTGATTTATTTTTGGTGTCAAGTTTGTTGTGGACGGCTTGGCAGGGGTTGACCCATCCAAATTTATTACGTTCTGTATTAATGTTTATTGTGTTTGGTTTATTGTTGGCATTGGCGTGGGCGCGCTTGGCGGCACCGGATGTGGCTTTGGCTGAAGCGGCAATTGGCGCAGGTTTAACGGGTGCGTTGTTTTTGGACGCATTACGGGATTTTTCCCGCTCAAAGGAGTAAAAATAATGTTTATTATCAAGCAATTATCGACGTTATTATTAATTTTTTGGGCAGGAATTTTGATTTGGGCTGTGTGGGCTTGGCCGCCATCGCCAGTGATGGACATTCCCACTTTAGTGACACAAAATTTGTCACATAGCGGAGTGGCTCATCCCGTCACTGCGGTATTATTAAATTATCGCGCTTATGATACATTATTAGAAATTTCCGTGTTACTATTAGCGGTGTTGGGGGGGTGGACGGTGTTTCATGCCCATTGTGAGGCTGCTGACTGTGTTTTGACGAATGTGCCGCCTTTGTCGCCTTTGTTGACACCTATGTTGTCGTTAAACGTGCCAGTATTGGTGTTGGCGGCGGCTTATTTGCTGTGGGCAGGTGCTTATACCAGCGGCGGCGCATTTCAAGCGGGCGCGGTGTTGAGTGGTGCGGGGGTTTTACTTCGGTTGAGCGGTGCTATACAGGCAAAGGAAAAAAGTGATACCGCAGTACGCTATTTATTGGGAATTGGTTTACTGGTTTTTGCAAGCGTGGGCGTGGCCGTGATGTGGAGTCAAGGGGAATTATTAACTTATCCATCGACTTGGGCAGGGGGATTAATTTTATTAATTGAAGCCAGTTTAACGGTATCTATTGCCATGTCATTATTGCTGTTATTTGTGGGATCGCCGGGGGTTTGTTGGCAGAAAAACGGACAATATTAAGATGAACCAAAACCAGTTATATTTAGGCGATTGTCTCAATGTGTTAAGGGATTAATATTAAAATAGCGCGGCGGGTTTTCATTAAGGAAAAAGAAAAAATGACGGTATCCACTTTATACGCTATCGTA includes:
- the grxD gene encoding Grx4 family monothiol glutaredoxin; its protein translation is MDILERIREQVTNNPVIIYMKGTPQMPQCGFSNRAAQALHACGFEFAYVNVLTDPEIFQNLPRFANWPTFPQIYVDGELIGGCDITLELLQKGELKPMLEAAIHKKQNKEA
- a CDS encoding MnhB domain-containing protein, with protein sequence MFIIKQLSTLLLIFWAGILIWAVWAWPPSPVMDIPTLVTQNLSHSGVAHPVTAVLLNYRAYDTLLEISVLLLAVLGGWTVFHAHCEAADCVLTNVPPLSPLLTPMLSLNVPVLVLAAAYLLWAGAYTSGGAFQAGAVLSGAGVLLRLSGAIQAKEKSDTAVRYLLGIGLLVFASVGVAVMWSQGELLTYPSTWAGGLILLIEASLTVSIAMSLLLLFVGSPGVCWQKNGQY
- a CDS encoding Na(+)/H(+) antiporter subunit B: MGFLIWFDLFLVSSLLWTAWQGLTHPNLLRSVLMFIVFGLLLALAWARLAAPDVALAEAAIGAGLTGALFLDALRDFSRSKE
- a CDS encoding ATP-binding cassette domain-containing protein, whose translation is MNHYCESVIQARNLTKCYGEQLVVNSINFQVRQGSCCGILGPNGAGKTTTLKMLVGHTLPTAGELSVLGYTIPNQSRQLRQIIGIVPQQDNLDPDFTVTQNLQIYGRYFGLNAATLKKRIPDILSFATLGHKANTLVTTLSGGMQRRLSLGRALINEPQLVVLDEPTTGLDPQARQLIWQRLRQLKMQGLTLILTTHYMEEAERLCDDIIVMDQGKILEQGAPQALIKRYIPPQVVEVHGTHVDALERWHEEVGRRFNLNSEIVGDTRFYYGEKVISLLDSLSEQSDLRYLHRPANLEDVFLKLTGRDLRDD
- the ccoS gene encoding cbb3-type cytochrome oxidase assembly protein CcoS encodes the protein MDILYLLIPVSLVFIALIVWIFIWAIRSGQFDDLEGPAHEILMDDEENSHPKK